A genomic region of Bernardetia sp. ABR2-2B contains the following coding sequences:
- a CDS encoding complex I subunit 1 family protein gives MSIIFTIFLTLSLILFNTLVGVYVERKVSAFIQDRIGPTETGKFGFLQTFADVIKLLFKEDIIPASTNRFLFKFAPILVFVAVFAGFSIIPFTANSETKMPLGILIWIGIVALDVIGILMAGWASSNKFSLYGAVRSLAQMVSYELPLGLSVLCVVVWNGSLDLQEISQMQGIFAEQTTYLFGISFLTIETQNIGGVLSWNIISMPFFFIVFLIFFISGLAQANRTPFDIPEAESELVAGFQTEYSGMRWAFLMLSEYGMMLLIGLLTSILFFGGWNTPFPNIGGFELATYTSGELGHFSSYLWSFFWLMSKTFIFILIQMWIRWSFPRLRVDQLMSMCWKYLLPFSLFMLVLTAFWKVFL, from the coding sequence ATGTCTATTATTTTCACAATATTTCTGACACTTTCTCTAATTTTATTTAATACGCTTGTCGGTGTATATGTAGAGCGTAAAGTTTCTGCCTTTATTCAAGACCGTATTGGCCCTACCGAAACAGGTAAGTTTGGGTTTCTACAAACATTCGCTGATGTCATAAAATTACTTTTCAAAGAAGATATTATTCCTGCTTCTACCAATCGTTTTTTATTTAAGTTTGCTCCTATTTTGGTTTTTGTAGCTGTTTTTGCAGGGTTTTCAATAATTCCATTTACAGCAAACTCTGAAACTAAAATGCCTCTAGGAATTTTGATTTGGATAGGAATTGTAGCCCTAGATGTTATTGGAATTTTGATGGCTGGTTGGGCTTCTTCTAACAAGTTTTCTTTGTATGGTGCTGTTCGTTCACTTGCTCAAATGGTTTCGTACGAGCTTCCTTTAGGTCTTTCTGTTTTGTGTGTTGTCGTTTGGAATGGCTCTTTAGATTTGCAGGAAATTAGCCAAATGCAAGGAATTTTTGCAGAACAAACGACGTATTTATTTGGGATTTCTTTTCTAACTATCGAAACTCAAAATATAGGAGGAGTTTTGTCTTGGAATATTATTTCAATGCCTTTTTTCTTTATCGTTTTTCTGATATTTTTTATCTCTGGTCTTGCACAAGCTAATCGAACGCCATTTGATATTCCAGAAGCTGAATCAGAACTAGTGGCAGGTTTTCAAACGGAATATTCTGGAATGCGTTGGGCATTTTTGATGCTTTCTGAATACGGAATGATGCTTTTGATAGGACTTCTAACAAGCATTTTATTTTTTGGAGGTTGGAATACGCCTTTTCCAAACATAGGAGGTTTTGAGTTAGCAACTTACACAAGTGGAGAATTAGGACATTTTTCTAGTTACTTATGGTCTTTCTTTTGGCTGATGAGCAAAACATTTATTTTTATTCTGATTCAGATGTGGATTCGTTGGAGTTTTCCTCGTTTGCGTGTCGATCAACTGATGAGTATGTGTTGGAAATATTTACTTCCTTTTTCTCTTTTTATGCTTGTTCTGACAGCTTTTTGGAAGGTTTTTTTGTGA
- a CDS encoding GEVED domain-containing protein translates to MQLRKKIGLAALLAGLSFTAYGQNQQERTKILSETNVVKLKQIAKTKTKLYNQRKAEAIQIAKKKGLKVFQKLKDGRIAELQFIDRFGNPIYYVTSSNLNAAKTTRADKLWSGGSLGLNLNGQGMIVGEWDGGPIRATHQEFGGRVNQKDGVPFTSANGNNDHATHVAGTMMAAGVNSNVKGASHQSTLWANEWNNDEAEVTSQAAEGLILSNHSYGYNSQYLSTYQFGYYDDQAATWDEITYNAPYFLPVKAAGNDRGSYNTGKGGYDLVTGFATSKNALVVAAVSAVTNYTGANSVNMSSFSSWGPTDDGRIKPDISGCGVSVYSTSSGGNTSYNTKSGTSMASPNVTGTLLLVQQHYKNLNSGNFMRSATLRGLAIHTADEAGSADGPDYRFGWGLLNAEKAVNLISNRGTSSVIDEKTLANNGTYSLQVTATSSAPLEVTVCWTDPKGTPVSGNQVDNGAIMLVNDLDVRVTGGGSTNFPWILNPASPNSGATKGDNFRDNVEKVYIANPVAGQTYTITVSHKGSLQSGAQAYSLIVSGADLGGTTPTTCAVPSGLNSSNIANTTATLSWNAVSGAVSYDARFRQSGTSTWTNLNGNTSTSRNITGLTADTNYEFQVRTNCSASSSAYSSSATFTTTGGTTTPTYCVSKGNDSSYEWIAGVQIGSFSNTSGDDGGYVDRTSTTVTLEQGSANALTLTPGFSGSTYNEYWKIWIDFNKDGDFEDAGELVFDAGSLSSSAVSGTLNIPSNAATGTTRMRVSMKYNGSQTACETFTYGEVEDYSVNIPKSSTPSCGLPTGLATSAVTSSSFTASWSAVSGAVSYDVRVRSNGGSWSSFNSTSTSLNITGAAASTAYEVQVRANCSSVSSAYSSSVFVTTSAPPALNYCASKGNSVADEWIQRVRLGSIDNNSGANGGYADFTNLSTTLATGSNYTITINPAWAGRTYSEAYNVWIDYNQDGDFNDAGEAVYSRSRSTNTQISGSFTVPSSALGGATRMRVTMKYNANATPCETFSYGEVEDYTVVISSANKANFNKAQANSVTSQNDVISSDSDFAFLAYPNPASSSLNVRLGYFGINSELVVYSVTGSEMIRTSLDKQNTTLDISKLARGMYILSVNNGREVETIKFIKE, encoded by the coding sequence ATGCAACTCAGAAAAAAAATAGGTTTAGCTGCCCTACTAGCAGGGCTTAGTTTTACAGCCTACGGACAAAATCAACAAGAGAGAACTAAAATTCTTTCAGAAACGAACGTAGTCAAACTAAAACAAATTGCTAAAACCAAAACCAAACTTTATAATCAGCGAAAAGCTGAAGCAATTCAGATTGCTAAAAAGAAAGGACTTAAAGTATTTCAAAAATTAAAAGATGGAAGAATAGCCGAACTACAATTTATTGATAGATTCGGAAATCCAATATATTATGTAACTTCTAGCAATCTAAATGCAGCTAAAACTACACGTGCAGACAAACTTTGGTCAGGTGGAAGTTTAGGTTTAAATTTGAACGGACAAGGAATGATTGTAGGGGAGTGGGACGGTGGACCTATTCGTGCTACACACCAAGAGTTTGGAGGTAGAGTGAATCAAAAAGATGGTGTTCCTTTTACATCTGCTAACGGTAATAATGACCACGCTACACACGTAGCAGGTACTATGATGGCAGCAGGAGTAAATAGTAATGTTAAGGGTGCATCGCATCAATCTACACTTTGGGCAAACGAATGGAATAATGATGAGGCAGAAGTAACAAGTCAAGCAGCCGAAGGATTAATTCTTTCAAATCACTCTTACGGATATAACTCGCAATACCTTTCTACTTATCAATTTGGTTATTATGACGACCAAGCTGCTACGTGGGATGAAATTACTTATAATGCTCCTTATTTTCTTCCTGTAAAAGCAGCAGGAAATGATAGAGGAAGTTATAATACTGGTAAAGGTGGTTATGATTTGGTAACTGGGTTTGCGACTTCGAAAAATGCACTTGTTGTGGCAGCCGTTTCTGCTGTAACAAATTATACAGGAGCAAATAGTGTTAATATGTCAAGTTTTAGTTCTTGGGGGCCAACAGATGACGGACGTATTAAGCCAGATATTTCGGGTTGTGGTGTAAGCGTTTATTCTACCTCAAGTGGAGGAAACACATCATATAATACGAAGTCAGGTACTTCAATGGCAAGTCCTAATGTAACAGGAACATTATTGCTTGTACAACAACATTACAAAAACTTAAATAGTGGCAACTTTATGCGTTCGGCTACTTTGAGAGGTTTGGCTATTCATACAGCTGATGAAGCAGGTAGTGCAGACGGTCCTGATTATCGTTTTGGTTGGGGATTATTAAATGCTGAAAAAGCTGTAAATCTTATCTCAAACAGAGGAACAAGTTCAGTAATTGACGAAAAAACATTAGCTAATAACGGAACATATTCTTTACAAGTAACTGCAACAAGTTCTGCTCCTTTAGAAGTTACTGTTTGTTGGACAGACCCTAAAGGTACACCAGTTTCAGGCAATCAAGTAGATAATGGTGCAATTATGCTTGTAAACGATTTAGATGTACGTGTAACAGGTGGTGGAAGTACAAATTTTCCTTGGATACTAAACCCTGCTTCTCCAAATAGTGGAGCAACAAAAGGCGATAACTTTAGAGATAATGTAGAAAAAGTATATATTGCTAATCCAGTTGCTGGACAGACTTATACAATTACAGTTTCACATAAAGGTTCTTTACAATCTGGTGCACAGGCATATTCTTTAATCGTATCTGGAGCAGATTTGGGTGGTACAACTCCTACAACGTGTGCTGTTCCTAGTGGATTAAACTCTTCAAACATTGCTAATACAACAGCTACACTCAGTTGGAATGCTGTAAGTGGTGCAGTAAGTTATGATGCTCGTTTTCGTCAGTCTGGAACATCTACTTGGACAAACTTAAACGGTAACACTTCTACTTCACGTAACATAACAGGTCTTACAGCAGATACAAACTACGAATTTCAAGTTCGTACAAACTGTTCGGCTTCTTCAAGTGCATATTCTTCAAGTGCTACATTTACTACAACTGGTGGAACAACAACTCCAACCTACTGTGTTTCAAAAGGAAATGATAGCTCTTATGAATGGATTGCTGGTGTACAAATTGGCTCATTCAGTAATACAAGTGGAGACGATGGTGGTTATGTAGATAGAACTTCTACAACTGTAACTTTAGAACAAGGAAGCGCAAATGCTCTTACTCTTACTCCTGGATTTTCTGGAAGCACTTATAATGAATATTGGAAAATTTGGATTGATTTTAATAAAGATGGAGACTTTGAAGATGCAGGTGAATTAGTTTTTGATGCAGGTTCGTTGAGTAGTTCTGCTGTTTCAGGAACATTAAATATTCCTTCAAATGCAGCTACTGGAACAACACGTATGAGAGTATCTATGAAATATAATGGTTCTCAAACTGCTTGTGAAACTTTCACATACGGCGAAGTTGAAGATTATTCTGTAAATATTCCTAAAAGCTCAACACCTTCTTGTGGTCTTCCTACTGGCTTGGCTACTTCGGCAGTAACGTCTAGTTCATTTACAGCATCTTGGTCAGCAGTTAGTGGTGCAGTTTCTTATGATGTTCGTGTACGCTCTAATGGAGGAAGCTGGTCTTCTTTTAATAGCACTTCTACCTCTCTTAATATTACAGGTGCAGCAGCATCTACTGCTTATGAAGTTCAAGTACGTGCAAATTGTTCTTCTGTGAGTAGTGCATATTCTTCAAGTGTATTTGTTACAACTTCTGCACCTCCAGCACTAAATTATTGTGCATCTAAAGGAAATAGTGTTGCTGATGAATGGATTCAGCGTGTACGTTTGGGTTCTATTGATAATAATTCTGGTGCAAACGGTGGTTATGCAGATTTCACAAACCTTTCTACGACACTTGCAACAGGAAGTAATTATACAATTACAATTAATCCTGCGTGGGCTGGTAGAACATATAGTGAAGCTTATAACGTATGGATTGATTATAATCAAGATGGAGATTTTAATGATGCTGGTGAAGCTGTTTATTCACGTAGTCGTTCTACAAACACACAAATAAGTGGTTCATTTACAGTTCCTTCTTCTGCTTTAGGTGGCGCAACTCGTATGCGTGTAACAATGAAATACAATGCAAATGCTACTCCTTGTGAAACATTCTCTTATGGAGAAGTAGAAGATTATACAGTAGTAATTAGTTCTGCTAATAAAGCAAACTTTAATAAAGCACAAGCTAATTCAGTAACCTCTCAAAACGATGTCATTTCTTCAGATTCGGATTTTGCTTTCCTTGCTTATCCAAATCCTGCAAGTTCTTCATTAAATGTTCGTTTGGGTTATTTTGGAATCAATTCTGAATTGGTAGTGTATAGCGTTACAGGCTCGGAAATGATACGCACTTCACTTGACAAACAAAATACAACTCTTGATATTTCTAAATTGGCAAGAGGAATGTATATTTTGAGTGTAAATAATGGACGTGAAGTAGAAACAATCAAATTCATAAAAGAGTAA
- a CDS encoding DUF4442 domain-containing protein, translated as MSIYQKIAAIGSKYIGKDKLFKYGFNLSPMYRRSTGRLTEVSKDLLHIKMKLPLSYKNRNYVNSIFGGSLFSAVDPIPMVQLINIIGDEYVVWDKSAQVFFKRPAKENVYAEFTYTLEEVEEIKADVEKNNEIEIIKTTFITSKDKSIVYCEVRKTIYVATKQYYREKRKRRTEQKR; from the coding sequence ATGTCCATCTATCAAAAAATTGCAGCCATTGGCTCAAAATACATTGGCAAGGATAAACTATTCAAATATGGATTTAATTTATCGCCAATGTATAGGCGCAGTACAGGAAGGCTTACAGAAGTCTCTAAAGATTTACTGCATATAAAAATGAAACTTCCACTAAGTTATAAAAACAGAAATTATGTAAACTCTATCTTTGGAGGAAGTTTATTTTCTGCCGTCGACCCTATTCCGATGGTACAGCTCATCAATATTATTGGAGATGAATATGTTGTTTGGGACAAATCAGCACAAGTATTCTTTAAAAGACCAGCAAAAGAAAATGTCTATGCAGAGTTTACTTATACATTAGAAGAGGTAGAAGAAATAAAAGCAGATGTAGAAAAAAATAATGAAATAGAAATTATCAAAACAACCTTTATCACTAGCAAAGACAAATCAATCGTTTATTGTGAAGTCAGAAAAACTATTTATGTGGCTACAAAGCAGTATTATAGAGAGAAGAGAAAAAGAAGGACAGAACAAAAACGATAA
- a CDS encoding S41 family peptidase: MKRLYSTLVFLLFSYSTFGQSSSMFSKEAVLEDLDYLYTSLKDAHYNLYAYTSKETFDSAYSSIKNSIQKDSLSLLETSNLYQKLAAFAKNGHTGITFPIQSYGEYVYAGGTLFPLEIAFEDNKPLIRKNWSDNQNIKIGSEVLSINGKSINEVLAKIYPQISAERLYFKNVKIELLSFPRFYWQMFGKQDSFEIEVKEDGKTQKYTLKAVKGIEEYEMKRNEIINPSRELKFIKKSAYLHVGNFSGDEKLYQNFIDSAFTEIKKQKSKNLIIDIRNHGGGDDSFSDYLISYFANKPFKWNSEFTLKTSKFLKEHTRQNFDTTEVYWQKVLTKKDGEIYKYEFEEYQPQTKKKRFKGKVYVLVNRQSHSQSAVTAAQIQDYDFATIVGEETGDYPSLYASIFQYSLPNTKIPIAVSKGYIVRINGSKKQEGVIPDIIIKDYLLDEDDEILNELLKKINDN, from the coding sequence ATGAAACGACTATACTCTACTCTTGTTTTTCTCTTATTTTCTTATTCTACTTTTGGGCAATCATCTTCTATGTTTTCTAAAGAAGCTGTTTTAGAAGATCTAGATTATCTTTATACATCTTTGAAAGATGCTCACTATAATTTGTATGCTTATACTTCCAAAGAAACCTTTGATTCTGCCTACTCATCTATCAAAAATTCTATTCAAAAAGATTCTTTAAGTTTGCTAGAAACCTCAAATTTATATCAAAAACTAGCAGCTTTTGCAAAAAATGGACATACAGGAATTACTTTTCCTATTCAATCGTATGGAGAATATGTCTATGCTGGTGGCACTCTTTTTCCTTTAGAAATTGCTTTTGAAGACAATAAACCTCTAATCCGAAAAAACTGGTCAGACAATCAAAATATAAAAATTGGTTCAGAAGTTTTAAGTATTAATGGAAAATCTATAAATGAAGTTTTAGCCAAAATATATCCACAGATTTCAGCCGAACGTCTGTATTTTAAAAATGTCAAGATAGAATTGCTTTCTTTTCCAAGGTTTTACTGGCAGATGTTTGGAAAACAGGATAGTTTTGAGATTGAAGTAAAAGAAGATGGAAAAACGCAAAAATATACACTCAAAGCAGTAAAAGGAATCGAAGAGTATGAAATGAAGCGAAATGAAATTATCAATCCATCAAGAGAATTGAAATTTATTAAAAAATCGGCTTATCTTCATGTTGGGAATTTTTCAGGAGATGAAAAACTCTATCAGAACTTTATAGATTCAGCCTTTACCGAAATCAAAAAACAGAAAAGTAAAAACCTAATCATAGATATTCGTAATCACGGAGGTGGTGATGATTCTTTTAGTGATTATTTGATTTCCTATTTTGCAAATAAACCTTTTAAATGGAATTCAGAGTTTACACTCAAAACAAGCAAATTTTTGAAAGAGCATACACGACAAAATTTTGATACTACCGAAGTTTACTGGCAAAAAGTCCTCACTAAAAAAGATGGGGAAATATATAAATATGAGTTTGAAGAATATCAACCTCAGACTAAAAAGAAAAGGTTTAAAGGAAAGGTTTATGTTTTGGTAAACAGACAATCACATTCACAGTCAGCCGTAACAGCAGCACAAATACAAGATTATGATTTCGCTACAATTGTAGGCGAAGAAACAGGCGATTATCCTTCATTGTATGCTTCTATTTTTCAGTATTCGTTACCTAACACAAAAATTCCAATCGCTGTTTCGAAGGGGTATATTGTGCGTATCAATGGAAGCAAAAAACAAGAAGGAGTAATTCCAGATATTATAATAAAAGACTATTTATTGGATGAAGATGATGAAATTTTGAATGAATTGTTGAAGAAGATTAATGATAATTAA
- a CDS encoding sulfite exporter TauE/SafE family protein — protein MIEFIGYFSAIFIGVSLGLIGGGGSILTVPVLVYLFSIEPVVATAYSLFVVGLTSSVGAFNYFKQGLVRMKTALVFGIPSIFSVFLTRNYLVPAIPEEVFSAGSFVLTKGIFLMALFAVLMILASYKMIMSKNTASKEAPQNIDVEKKAFNYPMIIIQGLVVGMITGLVGAGGGFIIIPALVFLLGLEMKEAIGTSLTIITLNSFFGFLVSQNQLQTDWVLLLSLSAMSILGIFVGMKLSKRIDGKKLKPLFGWFVLIMGSYILMKELFF, from the coding sequence ATGATAGAATTTATAGGTTATTTTTCGGCTATTTTTATTGGTGTTTCACTTGGTCTGATTGGAGGAGGAGGAAGTATTCTGACTGTTCCAGTTTTGGTATATTTGTTTAGTATTGAGCCTGTGGTGGCGACGGCATACTCACTTTTTGTGGTCGGACTAACAAGTAGTGTAGGTGCATTCAATTATTTTAAGCAAGGTTTGGTCAGAATGAAAACAGCCTTAGTTTTTGGGATTCCCTCTATTTTTTCAGTTTTCTTGACAAGAAACTATTTAGTTCCTGCTATCCCTGAGGAAGTTTTTAGTGCTGGAAGTTTTGTTCTGACAAAAGGAATTTTCTTGATGGCACTCTTTGCTGTCTTGATGATTTTGGCTTCTTACAAAATGATTATGTCTAAAAATACAGCCTCAAAAGAAGCTCCTCAAAATATAGATGTAGAGAAAAAAGCTTTCAATTATCCAATGATAATTATTCAAGGTTTGGTAGTTGGTATGATAACAGGTTTGGTGGGTGCAGGAGGTGGATTTATTATTATTCCTGCTTTGGTTTTCTTGTTAGGTTTGGAGATGAAAGAAGCTATCGGAACATCACTTACCATTATCACACTCAATTCTTTCTTTGGTTTTTTGGTTTCCCAAAATCAATTACAAACCGATTGGGTATTGCTTTTATCGCTTTCTGCTATGTCTATTTTAGGAATTTTTGTAGGAATGAAACTCTCAAAGCGTATAGATGGAAAAAAACTAAAACCTCTTTTTGGTTGGTTTGTATTGATAATGGGAAGTTATATTTTGATGAAGGAATTGTTTTTTTAG
- a CDS encoding SDR family oxidoreductase — protein sequence MSRFQDKVCIVTGGGSGIGLAAARLFLAEGAKVMISGRTKEKLDKACEELGSDKVRSIKADISVATDRQALVNETVKAFGKIDVLHINSGIAKAAPIEQMTEEMYDEVFAINLKGPYFLVQAALSEMNDGGAIVFTGSISNQIGQHSLSAYASSKAGLRSLTRTFSAELLQRKIRVNMVSPGVTQTPILNMPGLSAEQVQGMIHALASQNPMKRIGQPEEIAKAALFLASEDSSYMLGTEIIADGGFTQLQLT from the coding sequence ATGTCTAGATTTCAAGATAAAGTTTGTATTGTTACAGGTGGAGGCAGTGGTATCGGATTAGCTGCAGCTCGTTTATTTTTAGCAGAAGGTGCAAAAGTCATGATTAGTGGACGCACAAAAGAGAAGTTAGATAAAGCGTGTGAAGAGCTTGGAAGTGATAAAGTACGCAGTATAAAAGCTGATATTTCAGTCGCTACTGACCGTCAGGCTCTTGTAAATGAAACGGTAAAAGCCTTCGGAAAAATAGATGTGTTACATATTAATTCGGGTATTGCTAAGGCAGCTCCTATTGAGCAAATGACAGAAGAAATGTACGATGAAGTGTTTGCTATTAATCTGAAAGGACCTTACTTTTTAGTACAAGCAGCTCTTTCAGAGATGAATGACGGGGGAGCGATTGTATTTACAGGTTCTATTTCTAATCAAATAGGGCAACATTCATTAAGTGCCTATGCTTCAAGTAAGGCTGGATTACGTTCACTTACCCGAACATTTAGTGCTGAATTACTCCAACGCAAAATCCGTGTTAATATGGTTAGTCCAGGGGTTACACAAACACCTATCTTAAATATGCCAGGTCTTTCAGCAGAGCAAGTACAGGGAATGATTCATGCTCTAGCTTCTCAAAACCCAATGAAACGTATCGGACAGCCAGAGGAAATAGCTAAAGCAGCTTTATTTTTAGCTTCTGAAGATTCCTCTTATATGTTAGGTACAGAAATTATTGCTGATGGAGGGTTTACACAATTACAACTCACTTAA
- a CDS encoding Crp/Fnr family transcriptional regulator has protein sequence MLQTFTEFKTSPELTQKLYDNSIIKNYDAGDVILEEESSIRSIPIIAKGSIRVIRTEEDGREIFLYYIKSGESCIMSFLGGMHNESSKVRAEVEEDAEILFLPIDKVMLFIKEYPEWLDYIFRLYHKRFEELLDVVNAMAFKKVDERLLHLLQKKVELTGSKTISTTHEHLANELATARVVVSRLLKQLENNGVVELGRNKITILKSVN, from the coding sequence ATGCTTCAAACTTTTACAGAGTTCAAAACTTCGCCAGAACTCACTCAAAAACTCTATGACAATAGTATCATCAAAAATTACGATGCAGGAGATGTTATTTTGGAAGAAGAATCATCTATTCGCTCTATTCCAATTATTGCAAAGGGAAGTATTCGTGTTATCAGAACAGAAGAAGATGGTAGGGAAATTTTCCTTTATTATATCAAATCTGGAGAAAGCTGTATTATGTCTTTTTTGGGAGGAATGCACAATGAATCTAGTAAAGTGCGTGCAGAGGTAGAAGAAGATGCTGAAATTTTGTTTTTACCGATTGATAAAGTAATGCTTTTTATAAAAGAATATCCTGAATGGCTGGATTATATTTTTAGGTTGTATCACAAGCGTTTTGAGGAGCTTTTGGATGTTGTCAATGCAATGGCTTTTAAGAAAGTGGATGAACGACTTTTACATCTTTTACAGAAAAAAGTAGAACTAACAGGCTCAAAAACCATCTCTACTACACACGAACATTTAGCCAACGAACTTGCTACTGCTAGAGTCGTAGTTTCAAGGCTTTTAAAACAGCTTGAAAATAATGGAGTGGTAGAACTTGGCAGAAATAAAATTACGATTCTAAAATCAGTAAATTAA
- a CDS encoding LuxR C-terminal-related transcriptional regulator produces the protein MGVLDIQKSLARLNNIDEVKTGTEDFLGFYHENDKDTINLLYLEEKGCQLYGKTLEEIQEAGAEFLLDIMHPEDIQRCLPQLHEFAAENDESKTLSYFQRLRLKGQTEYQVYFTCVKLNIKRNIFQSITCPITQVDEFKEEVNTLFDSSSYIEKNLSLYKEFSKREKEVIQLVCQGLEVKEIAEKLFLSPHTITKHKKNIYKKSGFSSSAELIQFALNFNLA, from the coding sequence ATGGGTGTTTTAGATATACAAAAATCTCTTGCTCGTCTGAACAATATAGATGAGGTAAAAACAGGTACAGAAGATTTCTTAGGTTTCTATCATGAAAATGATAAAGATACAATTAACTTGTTGTATTTAGAAGAAAAGGGCTGTCAATTATATGGTAAAACACTTGAGGAAATACAAGAGGCAGGAGCAGAGTTTTTATTAGATATTATGCACCCTGAAGATATTCAACGATGTTTGCCTCAATTACATGAGTTTGCTGCTGAAAATGATGAGAGCAAAACGCTTAGTTATTTTCAACGATTGAGATTAAAAGGACAGACAGAATATCAAGTTTATTTTACTTGTGTAAAGCTCAATATTAAAAGAAATATATTTCAAAGTATAACTTGTCCGATTACACAAGTGGATGAATTTAAAGAAGAGGTAAATACTCTTTTTGACTCTTCAAGTTATATTGAAAAAAATCTTTCTCTCTATAAAGAGTTTTCAAAGCGAGAGAAGGAAGTTATTCAGCTCGTTTGTCAAGGGCTTGAGGTAAAGGAAATTGCTGAAAAATTATTTTTATCTCCTCATACCATTACTAAACATAAAAAAAATATCTATAAAAAAAGTGGTTTTTCTTCAAGTGCAGAACTAATACAATTTGCCTTAAATTTTAATTTGGCTTAA
- a CDS encoding helix-turn-helix transcriptional regulator gives MFEQFSIHEVSRQIKTGEKSIEEITRHIPCHLHINSLEDFSVIESDTKLLEYFDIDIEELNREGFTYLQKTVHPQDLTNAVNVNLDYINNQEEMTHVSFFQRVTYPSHKEMLYYTRGKILDDSRILNLSVPVHDLELFNQSINDIYENVNFIKENLERFSLLTKKEIEVCKYLCSGNSLQGVADAMGVSVHTIKNHKINIYRKMNVHSFFRFYNFAVKFKIHK, from the coding sequence ATGTTCGAACAGTTTAGTATTCATGAAGTTTCTCGTCAAATCAAAACAGGTGAAAAGTCTATTGAAGAAATAACAAGACATATTCCATGTCATTTGCATATCAACTCATTAGAAGATTTTTCTGTTATTGAATCTGATACCAAGTTATTAGAGTATTTTGATATAGATATCGAAGAGTTAAATAGAGAAGGTTTTACTTATTTACAAAAAACGGTTCATCCTCAAGACTTGACAAATGCAGTTAATGTAAACTTAGATTACATTAACAATCAAGAAGAGATGACACATGTTTCATTTTTTCAGCGAGTTACTTATCCTTCTCACAAAGAAATGCTCTATTATACGAGAGGTAAAATATTAGATGATAGTCGTATATTAAACTTGAGTGTACCTGTCCATGATTTAGAACTCTTCAATCAAAGTATCAATGATATTTATGAAAATGTAAATTTTATCAAAGAGAACTTGGAAAGGTTTAGCCTTCTGACCAAAAAAGAAATAGAAGTTTGTAAATATTTATGTAGTGGAAATTCTTTACAAGGAGTGGCTGATGCAATGGGTGTATCTGTTCATACTATTAAAAACCATAAGATTAATATTTATAGAAAAATGAATGTTCATAGTTTTTTTAGATTTTATAACTTTGCTGTAAAATTCAAAATACACAAGTAA